From the genome of Acidobacteriota bacterium:
CGGAGCGTTTCCGTCAAGGAGAAAGCGAATGACCCGGATCCACCCGATTTGTCGAGTCCTGTGCCTGACGATGCTCGTCGCATTCCTGTTGGGCCCCGCCCTGTCCGCCGCCGCGGAGACGCCGCGCCGTCCCATGACCGCCGACGATGCCCTGAACATGGTTGATGTCGGCCTCGGACTCATTTCCCCCGACGGGACCTGGGTTCTTTACTCCGAGTCCGTCCTGGACTGGGAGAAAAACAAGCGCGAAACCAAGATCTACCGTGTTCCCGCATCCGGTGGAAAGCCCATACAATACATCGGCAAGGACGGCGGCGACTCCTTCCGTTTTTCGCCCGACGGACAATACCTGGCCTTCAAGCGGGCCGTTGATAAAATCAGCCAGATCTTTCTCATGCCCACGGCGGGAGGCGAGGCGGTCCAGCTCACGGAACAGAAAACAAGCATCGGGCTCTTCAAGTGGGCCCCGGATTCGAAAAAAATCTATTTCATCGCGCCCGAAGCCCGGGACAAGGATGAGGAGAAGGAATACAAGGCCGGAGATGACGCCTTTTTCGTCGATGAAGGGCCCCACGGCCAGGAAGAGGGTCAATGGCGGAATCTCTGGGTCATGGATCTTGAAACACGGAAGGGAATGAAGATCACGGACGAAAACATCCTGATCGGGGATTTCGATGTCTCACCCGACGGCGGCCGCATCCTGTTCACCGCCCGATTCACGAACCGGCGGAACGACGGGGGGAAAAACGAAATCTTTCTCTATGACCTGGCTGCCAAGACACGGACGCAGCTCACCGAAAACGAGGCTCCCGAATCCGCCCTCGCCTGGGCCCCGGACGGCAAGACCTTCGCATTTCTGGCCTCCGATCTCGAAGTTTGGCTCAACCGGGATTCGAAGATCTACCTGATGGATCCGAACACCAAGGAGGCGCGTCTTCTCTCCGCCGATTTTGAAGGTGCGGTCCGCGGGATCGAATGGACGCCTGACGGCCGCGGCATTCTTTTCAACGCTCAGGTGCGGACGAACACGAATCTCTACCGCCTGGACGTTGAAACCGGCGCCGTCGAGGCCCTGACTTCGGTCGAGGGATCGCTCAGCGGCGTGAGTTTTTCGGCCGACAAATCCAAAGCGGCTTATCTCTTTTCCGACTTCAGGACGCCGCAAGACGTCTATGTCACGGCGATCGACCGGTTCGAACCCGTCCGCCTGACCGACGCCAATCCCTGGGTCGCCCGGGATCTTCTCCTGGCCGACATGAAAGTCGTATCCTGGAAAAGCAAGAGGGATATGGAGATCGAAGGCCTTCTCCACACGCCTCCGGCCAAGGCCATCGCCGGGCGCTTGCCTCTCATCCTCAACATCCACGGCGGGCCGGCCGGAGTCTTCACGAACTCTTTCCGGGCCTCCTATCACATTTATGCCGGACTCGGCTATGCGTCCCTTTCGCCCAATGTCCGTGGCTCCACGGGTTACGGCGACGACCTCCGCGAAGGCAACACGGTCGGGAAGGACGACGCCATCGGACTCGGCGACTACGAGGATCTCATGACGGGCGTCGATCATATCCTCTCTCTGGGGATTGCCGATCCCGACAAATTGGCCGTCAGGGGATGGAGCTACGGCGGCATTCTCGGCGGCTGGACGATCACCCGCACGGACCGTTTCAAAGCCGCGTCATTGGGCGCCGGGGTTTATGACTGGTCCTCCGAGTACGGCATCGGCTTCAACCACGACGTCCGGCTCTGGCACATCGGCGGGACGCCCTGGGACAATTCCGAAGATTACCGGAACCTGTCCGCTTACACGCATGTCACCAACATCACGACGCCGACGATTCTTTTTCACGGCCGGAACGACACAACCTGCACGGAAGCGCAGAGCATGCTTTTCTTTACGGCGCTCAAGGACATCGACAAGGCCCCGGTGCGCTATCTCCGCGTGCCGCGGGCCGGCCACGGCTTCCGCGAACCCCGCCACCAGCGCCGCCGCGACATCGAAGAGATCGCCTGGATGCAGAAACACGTTCTCGGCAAGGACTGGAAGCCCTGGGACCGGCCGAAAGAAAAGAAGGACGAGGACGAATCCTGAAGCGGAGTCGAACATGGCGCACAAAAAGAAAATCAAAGGCCGGATCGGCATTCTCACGGGAGGCGGCGATGTGCCGGGCCTCAACCCGGCCATCCGGGCCGTCACCCTCCGGGCCATTTATGAAGGCTACGAGGTCGTCGGCTTCCGCCGCGGCTGGGCCGGACTGGTCGAAATGTCGCGCGACGGAGACGAGGCGGATGCCGAGCATTTCACCCGGCTGACGGTCGACATCGTCAATCGGATCGGCCGCACGGGAGGCACGTTTCTCCACACATCGCGGACGCGCCCGTCCCATGTCCCGGCCATCAACGTTCCCGACCATCTCAGGAATGTCTACAGCGGAGAGACCAGCGACCTGACGCCGGAAGTTCTCAGGAACCTCGACCACCTGGGCATCGATTATCTCATCCCGATCGGCGGCGACGACACCCTGAGCTACGGCGTCCGTCTCCACAAGGAAGGCGTGAAGGTCATCGCCATTCCCAAGACCATGGACAATGACGTTCCCGGCACGGACTACTGTATCGGATTCAGCACCTGTGTGACCCGCACGATCTCCCTGACCCATGCCCTGAGGACGACGGCCGGTTCCCACGAGCGGTTTCTGGTCATCGAAGTTTTCGGGCGCTATGCCGGCTTCACGGCCATCCTCCCGACCATGGCCGGGGCGGCCAATCGCTGTCTCATTCCTGAAAGTCCGTTCGACATGGAACGGCTCTGCGAACTCCTGACGGCTGACCGGGCCACGAATCCCAGCAACTACTCCGTCGTCATCGTCTCCGAGGGCGCCAAGCTCAGCGGCGAAGACATGGTCTTTGCCAGCGAGGAAAAGGACATGTACGGCCACAAGAAGCTCGGCGGAATCGGCGACCGGATCGCCGTCGGACTCAAGGACTGTTCGCCGCAATACAACTCCGGGCGCCGGATCAACGTCATCAACCAGCGCCTGAGCTACCTTGTCCGATGCGGCGATCCCGACGCGGTGGACTCCATCGTGCCCATGGCTTTCGGCAATCTGGCCCTCGACCTTATCCTGGAAAAGAAATCGGGGCGGATGGTCGGGCTCCACAACGGCATTTACGACGATGTGCCGATCGATGTTGTCACCAGCATGAAAAAGGTCGTCGACGTCGAAAAATACTACAACCGCGAGAGGTTGCGGCCGCTCTACAAGAGCTTCGACAGCAAGCCCTTCTTTATTTTTTCCGGGGATTTCTGAACGGAGAATAACGATGTTCGAAAAAACCGATAACGAGATCCTGCAGCTTTTCCGAGAAAGCGACGCTCTTCTCCGGGGGCATTTCCTGTTGACCTCGGGCAAGCATTCCGAGTGGTACTTCGAGAAAATCCGCCTCATCGAGAACCCCGCCGTTCTGGACAAAATCGTCGACCGGCTGGCCGAAAAAATCCGGAAGGACGGAGGGGACTTCGATGTTGTCGTTTCCCCGGCCTACGGAGCGATCGCCATCGGTTTCCTGGCCGCGCTCAAGCTGGGCAAGAGATTCGCCTTTACCCAGCGGGCCGAAGGGGCCATGGACTTCCGGTCGGGCTTCGCCGGCATCGACGGCGCCCGGGTCGTTGTCGTCGAGGATATCATGACGACCGGCGGTTCGATCCGCGAAGTCGTCGCCGCTCTCGAAAAAAGACAAGCCGCCGTCGAAGGCATCTATGTTCTGGTCGACCGCACGGGCGGCGAAGCCAATGTCGACGGCCGGCCCGTTCGCGGGCTTCTCTCTCTCAAAGTCGAGGCTTTCGAAGCCGCGGAATGCCCGCTCTGCCGGTCCGGTGTTTCCCTTGTGAAACCGGGCGCGTCGGACAAGAAACCCTGACCCGCCGCATTGACGGCGAATCAGGGGTGGTATAAAGTTATTCACGGCATTCGCCTGAGAGAAAGGAGAAGCATCATGTCCCGGAAACGCATTCATCTTTTCATCGCCGGTCTTGCGGCCGCCGTTCTGGCTTTCGGCTTTGCCGCCTGCGCGCCGAAACCTGAGCCGGCCGATCTGATCCTGATCAACGGCAAAATCGTCACCGTCGATCCGGCCCAACCCGAAGCCGAAGCCCTGGCCGCGCGCGGCGGCGTCGTCGCCGCCGTCGGGACGACGAAGGAGATTCTGAGATACGCGGGTCCGGACACGAAGACCCTCGACCTCGAAGGCCGCCTGGCCATCCCCGGCTTCATCGACTCCCACGCCCATTTCACGAGCATCGGCCAGTCCAAGCTCTCCCTGGATCTGACCGTTGCGGAAAGCTGGGAGGACATCACGGCCATGGTCGCCGAGGCTGTCAAGACAGCCAAACCCGGCGACTGGATCATGGGCCGAGGCTGGCATCAGGAGAAATGGGACCGGGTTCCGGAACCCAACGTCGACGGCATGCCGTATCACACCGAGTTGAGCCGCGTCTCGCCGGACAATCCGGTCATGCTGACCCATGCCAGCGGCCACTCCTGCCTGGCCAACGCCAAGGCCATGGAACTTTCGGGGATTACGGCCCGCACGCCCGACCCGCCCGGCGGCGAAATCACCCGGGACGCCAAGGGGGTCGCGATCGGCGCATTTCTGGAGACGGCCCAGGGCCTCTTGCGCGGCGCCTATTACACATCGATCGACGGCCGGTCGGTTGACGAAAAGGAAGCCGAGCGGCACAGAATCGTCGAACTGGCCGCTCAGGAGTGCCTGTCCAAGGGCATCACCAGCCTCCACGACGCCGGGGCGTCCTTCTCGACCATCGACCTCTTCAAGGAATTCGCGGACAAGGGGCGGCTCGGCGTCCGGCTCTATGTCATGGTCAACGAGCGGAATCCGCGCCTCAAGGAAAAACTGGCCGCCTACCGCATGATCGGC
Proteins encoded in this window:
- a CDS encoding S9 family peptidase, whose translation is MTRIHPICRVLCLTMLVAFLLGPALSAAAETPRRPMTADDALNMVDVGLGLISPDGTWVLYSESVLDWEKNKRETKIYRVPASGGKPIQYIGKDGGDSFRFSPDGQYLAFKRAVDKISQIFLMPTAGGEAVQLTEQKTSIGLFKWAPDSKKIYFIAPEARDKDEEKEYKAGDDAFFVDEGPHGQEEGQWRNLWVMDLETRKGMKITDENILIGDFDVSPDGGRILFTARFTNRRNDGGKNEIFLYDLAAKTRTQLTENEAPESALAWAPDGKTFAFLASDLEVWLNRDSKIYLMDPNTKEARLLSADFEGAVRGIEWTPDGRGILFNAQVRTNTNLYRLDVETGAVEALTSVEGSLSGVSFSADKSKAAYLFSDFRTPQDVYVTAIDRFEPVRLTDANPWVARDLLLADMKVVSWKSKRDMEIEGLLHTPPAKAIAGRLPLILNIHGGPAGVFTNSFRASYHIYAGLGYASLSPNVRGSTGYGDDLREGNTVGKDDAIGLGDYEDLMTGVDHILSLGIADPDKLAVRGWSYGGILGGWTITRTDRFKAASLGAGVYDWSSEYGIGFNHDVRLWHIGGTPWDNSEDYRNLSAYTHVTNITTPTILFHGRNDTTCTEAQSMLFFTALKDIDKAPVRYLRVPRAGHGFREPRHQRRRDIEEIAWMQKHVLGKDWKPWDRPKEKKDEDES
- a CDS encoding ATP-dependent 6-phosphofructokinase, whose amino-acid sequence is MAHKKKIKGRIGILTGGGDVPGLNPAIRAVTLRAIYEGYEVVGFRRGWAGLVEMSRDGDEADAEHFTRLTVDIVNRIGRTGGTFLHTSRTRPSHVPAINVPDHLRNVYSGETSDLTPEVLRNLDHLGIDYLIPIGGDDTLSYGVRLHKEGVKVIAIPKTMDNDVPGTDYCIGFSTCVTRTISLTHALRTTAGSHERFLVIEVFGRYAGFTAILPTMAGAANRCLIPESPFDMERLCELLTADRATNPSNYSVVIVSEGAKLSGEDMVFASEEKDMYGHKKLGGIGDRIAVGLKDCSPQYNSGRRINVINQRLSYLVRCGDPDAVDSIVPMAFGNLALDLILEKKSGRMVGLHNGIYDDVPIDVVTSMKKVVDVEKYYNRERLRPLYKSFDSKPFFIFSGDF
- the pyrE gene encoding orotate phosphoribosyltransferase; protein product: MFEKTDNEILQLFRESDALLRGHFLLTSGKHSEWYFEKIRLIENPAVLDKIVDRLAEKIRKDGGDFDVVVSPAYGAIAIGFLAALKLGKRFAFTQRAEGAMDFRSGFAGIDGARVVVVEDIMTTGGSIREVVAALEKRQAAVEGIYVLVDRTGGEANVDGRPVRGLLSLKVEAFEAAECPLCRSGVSLVKPGASDKKP
- a CDS encoding amidohydrolase, giving the protein MSRKRIHLFIAGLAAAVLAFGFAACAPKPEPADLILINGKIVTVDPAQPEAEALAARGGVVAAVGTTKEILRYAGPDTKTLDLEGRLAIPGFIDSHAHFTSIGQSKLSLDLTVAESWEDITAMVAEAVKTAKPGDWIMGRGWHQEKWDRVPEPNVDGMPYHTELSRVSPDNPVMLTHASGHSCLANAKAMELSGITARTPDPPGGEITRDAKGVAIGAFLETAQGLLRGAYYTSIDGRSVDEKEAERHRIVELAAQECLSKGITSLHDAGASFSTIDLFKEFADKGRLGVRLYVMVNERNPRLKEKLAAYRMIGYGDNHLTVRSIKRLIDGALGPHGAWLLEPYDSLPTSVGLNTEPVDALTATAAIALAEGFQLCVHAIGDRANRETLDIYEAAFRGVPETGDLRWRIEHAQHLHPDDIPRFDAMGVIPAMQGIHCTSDAPWVFRRLGSKRAEEGAYVWRKLMDTGAVISNGTDAPVENVDPIPSFYATVTRKMKDGQAFFPDQKMTREEALRSYTLNGAYAAFEEDIKGSLVPGKLADITVLSKDIMTVPEDEILNAEVLYTIVGGKILYKKN